In the genome of Mycobacterium kansasii ATCC 12478, one region contains:
- a CDS encoding sensor histidine kinase — protein sequence MAYRGRIDLRLASRVLLLQLVLVTLTLVVAFALFAQFNRHRLDLQYGVHALDIARVVASSPTVLTNISRYDQNPLAPSPALIDELATGPLQSVASRVEQRTHVQFVVIANNQGIRLAHPRRDELGGRVSTDPAEALAGHEQVIHQSGTLGRSIVAKVPVVEPGSNRVLGMVSVGISTKAFDEQFSKNLRVLAPLGGAALLIGVAGSVALARRWRGLTLGLRPAEMAELVRTQAAVLHGIGEGVLAADETGSITFVNDEACRLLEIANDVGRRIDQIGLTPRVLDVFTAAEAAPTLATVGQRIVVVSARKVSRDGRELGTVLVVRDRTDVESLTRQLDAVQVMSTALRAQRHEFANRLHLLNGLLHTGHLDEGLQYLEELLGSGPLASAVPGIDAIRDTHLQAFLAAKAAAAREAGVTLGIGENTWITGRLELPVDVTTVVGNLLDNAIDAARVSRNAPREVEIELLQEDSTLHLTVADSGDGVAPEFVEQLFTEGTTTKQDSGIPGGRGIGLALSRQISRSLGGDLWLSSPGDPAAPLRGAEFIARLPGVLAEEGQWVAQT from the coding sequence ATGGCGTACCGGGGTCGTATCGACTTGCGGCTCGCCAGCCGGGTTCTGCTGCTGCAACTGGTGCTCGTGACGCTGACGTTGGTCGTCGCATTCGCGTTGTTCGCCCAGTTCAATCGGCACCGCCTAGACCTTCAGTACGGTGTTCACGCGTTGGACATCGCTCGTGTGGTGGCGTCGTCCCCCACGGTGCTCACCAACATCTCGCGCTACGACCAGAACCCGTTGGCCCCGAGCCCCGCATTGATCGACGAGCTGGCGACCGGACCACTGCAAAGCGTTGCCTCACGAGTCGAGCAACGTACCCATGTGCAGTTCGTGGTCATCGCCAACAACCAGGGCATCCGGCTTGCGCACCCGCGTCGTGACGAGTTGGGCGGCCGGGTCAGCACCGATCCCGCCGAGGCGCTGGCCGGACACGAACAGGTAATCCACCAATCCGGCACCCTTGGGCGGTCGATCGTCGCGAAAGTGCCTGTGGTGGAACCCGGTTCAAATCGGGTGCTGGGCATGGTCAGCGTGGGCATCTCCACCAAGGCGTTCGACGAGCAGTTCTCCAAGAATCTGCGGGTGCTGGCCCCGTTGGGCGGCGCGGCGCTGCTGATCGGTGTGGCCGGCTCGGTAGCTTTGGCCAGGCGCTGGCGCGGGCTGACCCTGGGGCTGCGGCCGGCCGAGATGGCCGAGCTGGTCCGCACCCAGGCGGCCGTGCTGCACGGTATCGGCGAGGGTGTCCTGGCGGCCGACGAAACCGGAAGCATCACCTTCGTCAACGACGAAGCGTGCCGATTGCTCGAGATCGCTAACGACGTGGGCCGCCGCATCGACCAGATCGGGCTGACCCCACGCGTTCTCGACGTGTTCACCGCGGCCGAGGCCGCTCCCACGCTGGCCACGGTCGGCCAACGCATCGTCGTGGTCTCGGCGCGAAAGGTATCCCGCGACGGCCGCGAGCTGGGAACGGTATTGGTGGTGCGGGACCGGACCGATGTCGAGTCGCTGACCCGCCAACTCGATGCGGTGCAGGTGATGAGCACTGCGCTGCGCGCGCAACGCCATGAGTTCGCCAATCGCCTGCACCTGCTGAACGGGCTGTTGCACACCGGCCACCTCGATGAGGGCTTGCAGTATCTGGAGGAGCTACTCGGGTCGGGTCCACTGGCGTCCGCGGTACCGGGCATCGACGCCATCCGGGACACGCACCTGCAGGCGTTCCTGGCGGCCAAGGCCGCGGCCGCCCGCGAGGCCGGAGTCACGCTGGGCATCGGCGAGAACACCTGGATTACCGGCCGGCTCGAGTTGCCCGTCGACGTCACCACCGTGGTGGGCAACCTGCTGGACAATGCGATCGACGCCGCCCGGGTGAGCCGAAACGCTCCCCGGGAAGTGGAAATCGAGCTGCTGCAAGAAGATTCGACATTGCATCTCACGGTGGCCGACAGTGGCGACGGTGTGGCACCCGAATTCGTCGAGCAGCTGTTCACCGAGGGCACCACGACGAAGCAAGACTCCGGAATACCGGGC